TAGAAGCCTGTGGTTCTCTTCTGGAAGAGGGTCTTGGAGTAGCTATGGTACTAGGCTTCCTGAGAGCACGTGATTATGACAAATAATGTTGTTCGAGTCCCTTCTTAGTTTGCTGGgtaaaatgaatgatttttttcccctcggATAAGCCATTTAATGCATAAAATCTACTGAGAAACCTGTGATCCCTTGACCAGAGTGAAACGAGAATTAAAAGGGAGCTTATAAACGAATGTGTTTGCCTGTGTTCCTGGGTCAGTGTCAGGCAGCAACCTAACTTATAATTCGACTTCAGCTGAATCAAGatgaagtcagaaggagaaaaacaaaaatatcctgtgttaatgcatgtatgtggaatctagaaaaatggtacagatgaacctatttccagggcggcaatagagacacagacgtagagaacggatttgtggacacagagtaggaagagagggagggacgaACTTGGAGATTAGAATTGACGtctatatactgctgctgctgctgctaggtcgcttgagtcgtgtccgactctgtgagacggcagcccaccaggcttccctgtccctgggattctccaggcaagaacactggagtgggttgccatttccttctccaatgcatgaaagtgaaaagtgaaagtgaagttgctcagttgtgtccgactctatcgaccccatggactgcagcctaccaggctcctctgtccatgggattttccaggcaaaagtactggagtggggtgccatcgccttctccagatgtctatacactaccatgtgtaaaatagatattaATAGCTAGCAGGCAGCTATTGTATAACACGGAGCACTCAgctctgctctgtgatgactagaCAGGTAGAATGGAGGGTGGGAGAGAAgggatttatgtatacatatagctgattcactttgttgtacagcagaaactaacacagcattgtaaagcaattatattcctttttttttaaaaaagatgatccTAAACCCTTATGAGAACTTGAGAGTGTTCTCAGGGTGGGTATTCCCCGCCACCAGAGACCTGCCTACTCGCAGGCAAGAGGGTGATGTCAAGAGAAAGGCTCCCGTCTGTGACATTAGAGCTGTTTTACACGGAGGGACCACCCCACTCACAACGCTTTGTTCTCACCTGAGCAGGGTGAAGCGGCAGCATGGACTGGGGCACTCTGCACACGTTCGTCGGGGGCGTGAACAAGCACTCCACCAGCATCGGGAAGGTGTGGGTCACCGTCCTCTTTGTCTTCCGCGTCATGATCCTGGTGGTGGCCGCCCAGGAGGTCTGGGGGGACGAGCAGGAGGACTTCGTGTGCAACACCCTGCAGCCCGGGTGCAGGAACGTGTGCTACGACCACTTCTTCCCCGTCTCGCACATCCGGCTCTGGGCGCTGCAGCTCATCTTCGTGTCCACGCCTGCCCTGCTGGTGGCCATGCACGTGGCCTACTACAGGCACGAGGCTGCCCGGCGATTCAGGCGGGGCGAGACGAGGAGTGAGTTCAAGGACCTGGAGGACATCAAGCGGCAGAAGGTCCGGATCGAGGGCTCGCTGTGGTGGACCTACACCAGCAGCATCTTCTTCCGCATCGTCTTCGAGGCTGCTTTCATGTATGTCTTCTACTTCCTGTACAATGGGTACCACCTGCCCTGGGTGCTGAAGTGCGGCATTCAACCCTGCCCCAACCTGGTGGATTGCTTCATCTCCCGGCCCACCGAGAAGACGGTCTTCACCATCTTCATGATCTCCGCATCCGTCATCTGCATGCTGCTCAACGTGGCCGAGCTGTGCTACCTGCTGCTCAAAGTGTGTTTCAGGAGGTCCAAGCGAGCGCAGACGCAGAAAGCACCCCCCAACCACGCCCTCAAGGAGAGTAAACAGAACGAGATGAACGAGCTGATTTCCGAGGGCGGGCAGAACGCCATCACCGGGTTTCCCAGTTAAACAGTGGAAGGCACCGCATAACTGGCTTTCCTAATTCATAGACACCTGAGTTAACTTCCTGTAGAATAACCGGGACGGGACCATGTGGTCCGTTCTTGACAACCAGGCCATGGTGTGACTTTACATGTGGGTTTCAATGGACAGTCTGACATGGGGGTATTTCCTGAAAACTTAAGGACATAACTGATGTCGATAAAGGACATTCATCTAGAAATCGATACTTTTATTAGGAGAAGATATTTTTATAGGATTGAATGTTTTAGTTCTGAatttatataaagtatttttataatgACTGGTCTTCTTTACCTGGAAAAACACAGTTAGTTTTCGAATCATCCCATAAGTGTCTAATATTTGAACTTACTCTGTCCTGTTGTAGATATCTGCATTGTCGTGAGCTGTCGTGGCTGTTAGGGTGGAAAGTGTTTGCTGTACAATGTATTTTCACTGCTTTCTGGGCATGGCCAGAGCTATATGGAAGGGGGAAGCTTTTCAAATGGGTGATTTGCAATCCTTATGAACAGCTGATGCAAGAATACACTCTCAATAAAGATGAGTCCGTTGCTGAAGCCATCTGGCTCAGGGTTTCTGTTCCATCTGGGGTGTCACATCCCTGGCGACCTGATCAGTGGGTTGGAGCAGTTGCCGGGGAGGCTGCGGGCTTGAGGCCGGAGTGGCTGGAGTCCATGGACTCCTGCTCTCTCTTCACGTCCCTTGAGGAGGGGAGGGTTAGGGTCAGTTGCTCCAGGACAAGGAAAGTGTCCTCAGGGTCAGCCCAGCCTTGACGGAGGCGGATGGGGAGGTTACACCCTTCTGTTGGGGGAGGGGCCCCTTCGGTCCATGGTGACCAGCAAGCACCCAGCTCTATGCCCACAGGTGGTATTGGGGTTCATGGGTGGACACAGATGCTCTTAGTGAGGGCATTGGGGCACCACCCAGGACCGGTCACTCCGCAGATGTCGCACACTAGGGCCACCCCTGTGAAAGCATGCAGTTGGCACACGGGCTAAGTGTAGAGACACCTAGAAAGCAAGGGATGGTCTCCAGGGTTCCAGACCCTGGAGTAgaccccagaaaaacaaaacgGTAAGTCTCATTTCCTTCAGAGTCTGAATTTCAGACATACTCTCTCATCCATAAATATTTAAGTAGTGATCCACAAAAATCAAGATCTAACCTATAAAAACAAAgccacaaggacttccctggcagtccagtggtcagcaCTCTGAGCTTCCgctgcaggggacttgggttagatcctggattggggagctaagatcccacaggccacatggcacagccaataaaagcaaaactacaatCTCCACGTGCAAAATCCAGCCGGCATCCGTAATCCCGGTGACGGTTTTTCTGGATAAACGGCTGTTTGCACAGGTCTCCGGAAAAGCCCACAGACAGGAAGGGGGAGCATTGGGAGGTGGGTGAGACGGCCCTGGTGGCACCCCCTCCGCGTGGGAGAGGTATTTCCTCTCGGGGCTCTCAGCCGGCCCCTGCCTCTTCCATTTTCCATCTCTTCTCTGCTCCTTCACCATCCTCAATGCTCCTGCTCCCAGAGCCGTCTCTGGCCACCCATCAGGGTCTGAGGCGGTGGTTACACTGCctacctccccccgccccccacctcccagcgCCTCCCCCCAGCCCGGAGGGCCTGTGACGCTCTGACACCAGCGCAGTGGCTTCTCCTTGAGGCACTGCCCCAACCCTGCactggctcctcccctcctctgagGGAgacctttccttcccttcctgcaCCCTTCCTTATGAGATGTTATCCCCACTTGACAGATGAGGCCACTGCGGTCAGAGAGGTCAAATAACTTGTCCAAGCTCACCCAGCTAATAAGCAGCAGAGCCAAGGTTCAAAGCAGGCTGACGGTGTCTGGGGTCGGTGCCCTCACTGCGGGCTCCCAAAGCTCCTTGCTTGGGGACCATGACACCACGAGGCCATCCCCTCCCACCTGGCTCCAGCAACCACCTGGATGACTCTAAAGCAAATCCCAGACAGATGATTtcatctggagatatttttgtaTGGATCTTTAAGGAGCATAGactaaacttttaaaacaaaaacacaatgccACCTTCACACTAAAAAGCCAGTCTATGTTCATAATTCCCAAATTGTCCTATtgatgctcttttcttttttaaattaaacttattATTTTGAGGTAATTATAGACTCACATGTagacatagggcttccctggtggctcagtggtaaagaatctgcctacaatgcaggagaccccagttcaatccctgggtcaggaaaatcccctggagaagggaaaggcaacccacaccagtattcttacctggaaaatcccatggacagaggagcctggtgggctacatccatggggtctcaaagagtcagacacaactggtgTGCTCCTTTCCtgagtgttcagtcatgtctgactctttgcaatcctgtggactgtagcctgccaggctcctctgtccagggg
This genomic window from Bos indicus x Bos taurus breed Angus x Brahman F1 hybrid chromosome 12, Bos_hybrid_MaternalHap_v2.0, whole genome shotgun sequence contains:
- the GJB6 gene encoding gap junction beta-6 protein translates to MDWGTLHTFVGGVNKHSTSIGKVWVTVLFVFRVMILVVAAQEVWGDEQEDFVCNTLQPGCRNVCYDHFFPVSHIRLWALQLIFVSTPALLVAMHVAYYRHEAARRFRRGETRSEFKDLEDIKRQKVRIEGSLWWTYTSSIFFRIVFEAAFMYVFYFLYNGYHLPWVLKCGIQPCPNLVDCFISRPTEKTVFTIFMISASVICMLLNVAELCYLLLKVCFRRSKRAQTQKAPPNHALKESKQNEMNELISEGGQNAITGFPS